The following proteins come from a genomic window of Deltaproteobacteria bacterium:
- a CDS encoding DUF885 domain-containing protein → MSDAQFAKAEKEFFDRTFAMNPLLASYLGLSEPYNRLMPDGGPQAVRESVVVLKEYLDSANALDDRGLSPSRAIDKAVIRYAYDLARFAMDDQRSGRMNPDALGDFLAVCFLTIARDDAPPAERLAPLAARLWELPVYLEQFRGRIGGERIAVPLFEAAVETARAAPGFLMELCAYAGSTEARAAEIFERSCRKATSAVETHLQWLHSLASRASGDGAIGRDRFNELISIRRLGLDVPDILDLAQGALDRGKSRLAQTSRELASGLGPADPRMRLHDGGAAGFEGVLATVRRRVAEARQFVVDEDLVHIPDGDAVEVVETPTFLRAFIPFAAVFPPGKFDRVRRGVCMVTRPPDDATLAARFSDGEITNLVAHETYPGHFLQSFVTGFGSKTRWLVQAPETVEGWAHYAEQLMLDRGFHDTAAARHAQARATVWRAARVVMDVRLACGEWSDEEAAAYMAREASLDAEGARSEVRRARLQPGRLLSYLVGKWLIARLRVECRESLGDRFFERAFHDAICANGYLPHALLRPATLDALGIPGA, encoded by the coding sequence ATGTCCGACGCGCAGTTCGCCAAGGCGGAAAAAGAGTTCTTCGATCGCACCTTCGCGATGAATCCCCTCCTGGCGTCGTATCTGGGCCTGAGCGAGCCTTATAATCGGCTCATGCCGGACGGTGGGCCCCAGGCCGTGCGCGAGAGCGTCGTCGTTCTCAAGGAATATCTGGATTCGGCGAACGCGCTCGACGACCGAGGGCTGTCACCCTCGCGCGCGATCGACAAGGCGGTGATCCGGTACGCGTACGATCTCGCCCGATTCGCGATGGATGATCAGAGGTCGGGTCGCATGAATCCCGACGCCCTCGGTGACTTTCTCGCGGTGTGCTTTCTGACGATCGCTCGCGACGACGCTCCGCCGGCTGAGCGACTGGCGCCGCTGGCCGCTCGGCTGTGGGAACTGCCCGTCTATCTCGAACAGTTTCGCGGTCGAATCGGGGGCGAGCGAATCGCCGTACCGCTATTCGAGGCCGCCGTGGAGACCGCGCGCGCGGCTCCCGGGTTCTTGATGGAGTTGTGCGCGTACGCGGGATCGACCGAGGCGCGTGCCGCCGAGATCTTTGAGCGGTCGTGCCGCAAGGCGACGTCGGCGGTCGAGACGCACCTCCAATGGCTCCACTCGCTCGCCTCGCGGGCGTCGGGCGACGGCGCCATCGGTCGCGACCGATTCAACGAGCTCATCAGCATTCGCCGACTGGGGCTGGACGTCCCGGATATCCTCGACCTCGCGCAGGGTGCGCTTGATCGCGGCAAATCGCGCCTTGCGCAGACGTCGCGAGAACTCGCATCCGGGCTCGGGCCCGCCGATCCGCGCATGCGGCTCCATGACGGCGGGGCGGCCGGGTTTGAGGGTGTGCTCGCCACGGTGCGTCGCCGGGTCGCCGAGGCGCGTCAGTTCGTCGTGGACGAGGACCTCGTCCACATCCCGGACGGCGATGCGGTGGAGGTTGTCGAGACGCCGACGTTCCTGCGCGCGTTCATTCCCTTCGCCGCCGTCTTTCCGCCCGGAAAATTCGATCGAGTGCGTCGCGGTGTATGCATGGTGACGCGACCGCCGGACGATGCGACCCTCGCCGCGCGGTTCTCCGACGGCGAGATCACGAATCTCGTCGCGCACGAGACGTACCCCGGTCACTTTCTCCAGTCGTTCGTCACGGGGTTCGGGTCGAAAACGCGCTGGCTCGTGCAGGCGCCCGAGACCGTGGAAGGGTGGGCGCACTACGCGGAGCAGTTGATGCTGGACCGAGGCTTCCACGATACGGCGGCGGCGCGGCACGCGCAGGCGCGAGCGACGGTCTGGCGGGCGGCGCGAGTGGTCATGGATGTGCGGCTCGCGTGCGGGGAGTGGAGCGACGAAGAGGCGGCGGCGTACATGGCGCGCGAAGCGTCGCTCGATGCCGAAGGGGCGCGGTCCGAAGTGCGCCGCGCGCGACTCCAGCCGGGCCGGCTCCTGTCGTATCTCGTCGGCAAGTGGCTGATCGCGCGGCTTCGCGTCGAGTGTCGTGAGAGTTTGGGAGATCGGTTTTTCGAGCGCGCCTTCCACGACGCCATTTGCGCCAACGGCTATCTTCCCCACGCGCTGCTTCGGCCGGCGACCTTGGATGCGCTCGGGATTCCCGGCGCGTGA
- a CDS encoding glycosyltransferase family 39 protein — protein MTRPGRTLALTLGALTIVRLALIGRTDLIPDEAYYAIWADRLAAGYWDQPGGIAWWNALVMELLGRGATSLRIGAVVLSVVTSVFVYDLGRVTLGDAKRAMLGVLLLQALPLTSIGAVLIMHDTMLAAASAAVMACFARAVLHDEPRWWYVAAVCATIALYAKFSAVILAPAVLIAAIACGRTAHVLRRPHAYLAALGVAILFVPALAWNAQHDWVAYLAVTKLSTNAAFTLADRVASLGDFLASQVALVTPIVFGWTAYAIWLALRGNDPGRRFLAGFAATLFGYFVLQSLRAKVQGNWAALAYLPGALLAADAMIDLWERARPRKWAVAAVALAAVTTILIHVHALTPFLPIPPSADITAQSRGWKDLATRVEADARSGAARTAVLARRYQVASELRFYLPADIDVYCASYASRGTQFDIWQSFDELIGRDVIYVDYQGRAAKLFLHFDGAEDLPAQVMGSADRKLNLWRLRSFDVEGPLRGYFARPFADAVERLRRRIDEGKG, from the coding sequence ATGACGCGGCCGGGGCGCACACTCGCGCTCACCCTCGGCGCGCTCACCATCGTTCGCCTCGCGCTCATCGGACGTACCGATCTGATTCCCGACGAGGCGTACTACGCGATCTGGGCCGACCGGCTCGCGGCCGGGTACTGGGACCAACCGGGCGGCATCGCGTGGTGGAACGCGCTCGTCATGGAGTTGCTGGGGCGCGGGGCGACATCGCTGCGCATCGGCGCGGTGGTGCTGTCGGTCGTCACGTCGGTCTTCGTTTATGACCTCGGCCGCGTCACGCTCGGCGATGCAAAACGCGCGATGCTCGGCGTCCTCCTGCTGCAGGCGTTGCCGCTGACCTCGATCGGTGCGGTGTTGATCATGCACGATACGATGCTCGCCGCGGCATCGGCGGCGGTGATGGCGTGTTTCGCGCGAGCCGTCCTGCACGACGAGCCCCGGTGGTGGTACGTCGCTGCGGTCTGCGCGACGATTGCGCTCTACGCGAAATTTTCGGCGGTCATCCTCGCTCCGGCCGTGCTGATCGCGGCGATCGCGTGCGGTCGCACCGCCCACGTGCTGCGTCGCCCGCATGCGTATCTCGCCGCTCTGGGGGTTGCGATTCTCTTCGTCCCGGCGCTCGCGTGGAACGCGCAACACGACTGGGTCGCGTACCTCGCGGTGACCAAGCTGTCGACCAACGCCGCGTTCACGCTCGCCGATCGTGTCGCGTCGCTCGGGGATTTTCTCGCGTCGCAGGTCGCCCTTGTCACGCCGATCGTGTTCGGATGGACCGCCTACGCCATCTGGCTCGCGCTGCGCGGAAACGACCCGGGGCGGCGTTTTCTTGCGGGCTTCGCGGCGACGCTCTTCGGGTATTTCGTCTTGCAGTCCCTTCGCGCGAAGGTGCAGGGCAACTGGGCCGCGCTCGCGTACCTGCCCGGCGCGCTGCTGGCGGCCGACGCGATGATCGATCTGTGGGAGCGCGCGCGCCCGAGAAAATGGGCTGTCGCGGCGGTCGCCCTCGCCGCGGTCACGACCATTCTCATCCACGTTCACGCCCTCACGCCGTTTCTGCCGATTCCGCCGAGCGCTGACATCACGGCGCAGTCGCGCGGATGGAAGGACCTTGCGACGCGCGTCGAGGCGGATGCGCGCTCCGGTGCGGCACGCACCGCTGTTCTCGCACGGCGTTATCAGGTCGCCTCGGAGCTGCGTTTCTACCTGCCCGCGGACATCGACGTCTATTGCGCCTCCTACGCGAGTCGCGGCACGCAGTTCGACATCTGGCAGAGTTTCGACGAGCTCATCGGGCGCGACGTCATCTACGTGGACTATCAGGGCCGCGCGGCGAAACTCTTCCTCCACTTCGACGGCGCCGAGGATTTGCCCGCGCAAGTGATGGGCTCTGCCGATCGCAAGCTCAACCTCTGGCGACTTCGTTCGTTTGACGTCGAGGGTCCATTGCGCGGATATTTCGCGCGGCCCTTCGCGGACGCCGTGGAGCGGCTGCGTCGTCGCATCGACGAGGGGAAGGGATAA